A genomic stretch from Georgenia muralis includes:
- a CDS encoding HAMP domain-containing sensor histidine kinase: MVDTGLSDPAGVEHAERAFRTASAVSLGLALVTALAAAVAVSLFLSRRVTRSLRLATMASKRVAAGDHSVRMPHLGMGREFDDMGAAFNTMAAELSAVEASRTRMLGDLAHEMRTPVATLDGYLEAIMDGVERADEKTLTMLRTQVGRLARLAEDVALVTTAEEGRLGMRREPVEVAALVRSAAELAAARFAARGVDLDTKIDGAATGAVVVADRDRLGQVLTNLLDNALRHTPHGGSVRLLARQDGSAVVIVVSDSGEGIPDEHLPHLFERFYRVDTARDRAHGGSGVGLAIVRAIVQAHDGAVTATSDGPGTGSTFTVTLPVRGSVTAGR; encoded by the coding sequence ATGGTCGACACGGGGCTGAGTGATCCTGCAGGGGTCGAGCATGCGGAGCGAGCGTTCCGCACCGCCTCGGCCGTTTCGCTGGGCCTGGCGCTGGTGACCGCGCTCGCCGCCGCGGTGGCCGTGAGCCTGTTCCTGTCACGGCGTGTCACCCGCTCGCTCCGGCTGGCGACCATGGCGTCGAAGCGGGTCGCGGCCGGCGACCACTCCGTCCGTATGCCGCACTTGGGGATGGGACGCGAGTTCGACGACATGGGCGCGGCCTTCAACACCATGGCAGCCGAGCTCAGTGCGGTGGAAGCCAGCCGTACCCGGATGCTCGGCGATCTGGCCCACGAGATGCGCACGCCGGTCGCGACGTTGGACGGCTATCTCGAGGCGATCATGGACGGTGTCGAGCGGGCGGACGAGAAGACCTTGACCATGCTGCGCACCCAGGTCGGGCGGTTGGCCCGGCTCGCCGAGGACGTCGCGCTCGTGACAACCGCCGAGGAGGGCCGGCTGGGCATGCGGCGTGAGCCGGTGGAGGTGGCCGCCCTCGTCCGGTCGGCCGCAGAGCTGGCCGCGGCCCGTTTCGCGGCGCGTGGGGTTGACCTTGACACGAAGATCGACGGCGCGGCCACGGGCGCCGTCGTCGTCGCCGATCGTGACCGCCTCGGTCAGGTGCTGACCAACCTTCTCGACAACGCGCTCAGACACACCCCCCACGGTGGCAGCGTCCGGCTCCTCGCGCGTCAGGACGGTTCCGCCGTTGTCATCGTGGTCTCCGACTCCGGGGAGGGAATCCCCGACGAGCACCTGCCGCACCTGTTCGAGCGCTTCTACCGCGTCGACACCGCGCGTGATCGAGCACATGGCGGCTCCGGGGTCGGACTGGCGATCGTGCGGGCCATCGTCCAGGCCCACGACGGCGCCGTCACTGCCACCAGCGACGGTCCGGGGACGGGTTCGACGTTCACCGTGACACTGCCCGTACGGGGGAGTGTCACGGCCGGCCGGTGA
- a CDS encoding cupredoxin domain-containing protein, producing the protein MQAPSASSSPRSSPSRGDRPRAAPPSQRAELTVCGSYFPQVVTLAAGVPTVLSVHRQEGSWCSEQLHIPELGVVVDLPCFERTEIELPALPVGCYEFTCGMEMLHGTLAVGESGVFSEP; encoded by the coding sequence GTGCAGGCGCCGTCCGCGTCGTCAAGTCCCAGGTCGTCCCCGTCGAGAGGAGACCGCCCTCGTGCGGCCCCACCGTCGCAGCGGGCCGAGCTGACGGTGTGCGGCTCGTACTTCCCCCAGGTCGTCACCTTGGCTGCCGGCGTGCCCACGGTCCTGAGCGTTCATCGCCAGGAGGGGTCCTGGTGCTCTGAGCAGCTTCACATCCCAGAGCTCGGTGTCGTGGTCGATCTGCCGTGCTTCGAGCGCACGGAGATCGAACTGCCTGCCCTGCCTGTCGGCTGTTATGAGTTCACCTGTGGAATGGAGATGCTCCACGGCACGCTCGCCGTGGGCGAGTCCGGGGTCTTCAGCGAACCTTGA
- a CDS encoding response regulator transcription factor, whose product MQALNPDRPNLPRVMIVDDEAPLARLVAGYFEREGFEVAVAGDGETAIAQMRQWDPGILVLDLGLPGVDGIEVCRTVRTYSDCYIIMLTARVEEVDKLIGLSVGADDYMTKPFSPRELMARVRAMLRRPRRHVQAGQAAASFGRLTLDAAGREVFVDGRLVDLTRTEFDVLAALASRPRMVLTRRALIDEVWGDGWVGDEHLVDVHIGHLRRKLGDDPTEPVFVRTVRGVGYRMGPGE is encoded by the coding sequence ATGCAAGCGCTGAACCCGGACAGACCGAACCTGCCACGAGTGATGATCGTCGATGACGAGGCTCCACTCGCACGGCTGGTGGCAGGCTACTTCGAGCGGGAGGGCTTCGAGGTCGCTGTCGCAGGCGACGGGGAGACGGCGATCGCCCAGATGCGGCAGTGGGATCCAGGGATCCTGGTGCTGGATCTGGGCCTGCCGGGGGTGGACGGGATCGAGGTCTGCCGGACCGTCCGGACGTACTCGGACTGCTACATCATCATGCTGACCGCCCGTGTGGAGGAGGTGGACAAGCTGATCGGGCTGTCCGTCGGTGCGGACGACTACATGACCAAGCCGTTCAGCCCGCGTGAGTTGATGGCCCGGGTGCGGGCCATGCTGCGCCGGCCCCGTCGCCACGTCCAGGCGGGCCAGGCGGCCGCCTCGTTCGGTCGCCTCACCCTCGATGCCGCTGGGCGGGAGGTCTTCGTCGACGGCCGACTTGTCGATCTGACACGAACGGAGTTCGACGTCCTCGCGGCACTGGCATCACGTCCCCGGATGGTCCTGACCCGCCGGGCCCTCATCGATGAGGTGTGGGGTGACGGGTGGGTCGGCGACGAGCACCTCGTGGACGTCCATATCGGACACCTGCGACGCAAGCTGGGGGACGACCCGACCGAGCCGGTGTTCGTCCGGACGGTGCGCGGGGTCGGGTACCGGATGGGCCCCGGAGAGTGA
- a CDS encoding M23 family metallopeptidase, translating into MVAGVLGVLTIGAPLLGAAEPGHGAQASAATSVSTRASVLVTLDAAAAGATVVPPTSLLADPTAAGRALITQASRAGTRGALPTGGIDGANGALAAVVPQERIVMPVAQGAYRITSLYGWRNNPLGPGRDYHAGVDFAAPLKTPIYAVADGTVTYVGPGKAGRSGMLIILEHEIDDRTVYTWYNHEDPDGMYVEVGQQVSAGDVIAGVGNYGRSTGPHLHFEVHTDDNLTTTEPLTWLEDQGAVDISQVR; encoded by the coding sequence ATGGTCGCCGGCGTGCTGGGTGTGCTGACCATAGGTGCCCCGTTGCTGGGTGCGGCAGAGCCGGGGCACGGCGCGCAAGCGTCCGCCGCGACCTCGGTGTCGACGCGGGCGAGCGTCCTTGTAACGCTCGACGCCGCAGCAGCCGGGGCGACGGTGGTTCCGCCGACCAGCCTGCTTGCCGACCCCACCGCAGCCGGCCGGGCCCTGATCACCCAGGCGTCGCGGGCAGGGACCCGCGGCGCTCTTCCCACCGGCGGCATCGACGGCGCCAACGGCGCGCTGGCCGCGGTGGTCCCGCAGGAGCGGATCGTCATGCCGGTGGCCCAGGGCGCCTACCGGATCACATCCCTCTACGGCTGGCGCAACAATCCGTTGGGGCCCGGAAGGGACTACCACGCTGGGGTCGACTTCGCGGCCCCCCTGAAGACGCCCATCTACGCCGTCGCCGACGGCACGGTGACCTACGTGGGCCCGGGCAAGGCAGGTCGTTCGGGCATGCTCATCATCCTCGAGCACGAGATCGACGACCGCACCGTCTACACCTGGTACAACCACGAGGATCCCGACGGCATGTACGTCGAGGTCGGCCAGCAGGTGAGCGCGGGAGACGTCATCGCCGGGGTCGGCAACTACGGGCGCTCGACAGGGCCACACCTGCACTTCGAGGTGCACACCGACGATAACCTCACCACCACCGAACCGCTGACCTGGCTCGAGGACCAAGGTGCGGTCGACATCTCCCAGGTGCGGTAA
- a CDS encoding SHOCT domain-containing protein yields the protein MMWNEYGMGTGLGGLVVVLLVGGVLLLVGGVLRRGRSGRTPDRVGQGGRGVAPGPSAPSTEQILAERYARGEIDAREYEERVRQLRGR from the coding sequence ATGATGTGGAACGAGTACGGGATGGGTACGGGCCTGGGGGGGCTCGTGGTGGTGCTGCTCGTCGGCGGTGTCCTGCTTCTCGTCGGCGGTGTTCTCCGTAGGGGGCGGTCGGGCCGCACTCCCGATCGCGTAGGACAAGGCGGCCGGGGAGTCGCGCCCGGCCCGAGTGCCCCGAGCACGGAGCAGATCCTCGCCGAACGGTACGCACGTGGCGAGATCGACGCACGGGAGTACGAGGAGCGCGTCCGGCAGCTCCGGGGCAGGTGA
- a CDS encoding multicopper oxidase family protein encodes MVRRELRAAATEVDLGGRVVRTWAYDGTVPGREIRVRAGDELRVRLVNDLPAETTVHWHGLALRNDMDGVPGLTQDAVAPGAGFDYSFVVPDPGTHWFHPHVGVQLDTGLQAPLIVEDPAEPGGYDMEVVLVLDDWTDGWGDSPETILERMAREGMVMGGTAMDGMGHGGSAMEDTMPSPDRPLGADTGDVAHPAHLINGRLPEDPYVIRSRPGHRVRLRIINAGSDTAYRFAVGGHTLTVTHTDGFPVEPVDVETLIIGMGERYDVVLTAGDGAFPVVAVPEGKDAPSGFALLRTASAHVPVPGASPAELRGRLLTYGALAPTGEVALDPQDPDRELELALQMVDGGRKWFLNGAGFGDHEPLEIRADERVRLVLRNESMMFHPMHVHGHTFALGAGDRPGIRKDTVNVLPMETLTVDLQADNPGQWAVHCHNIYHAELGMTTVLSYVP; translated from the coding sequence GTGGTGCGTCGTGAGTTGCGGGCGGCCGCTACCGAGGTCGATCTCGGGGGCCGGGTGGTGCGGACGTGGGCCTATGACGGCACAGTGCCGGGACGGGAGATTCGCGTGCGGGCCGGGGACGAGCTGCGGGTCCGGTTGGTCAACGACCTGCCTGCGGAGACGACGGTGCACTGGCACGGTTTGGCGTTGCGCAACGACATGGACGGTGTGCCAGGTCTGACCCAGGACGCGGTGGCGCCGGGCGCGGGGTTCGACTACTCCTTCGTCGTCCCCGACCCGGGTACGCACTGGTTCCACCCGCACGTGGGCGTCCAGCTCGACACCGGCCTCCAGGCCCCGCTCATCGTGGAGGACCCGGCCGAGCCGGGCGGCTACGACATGGAGGTCGTCCTGGTCCTGGACGACTGGACGGACGGCTGGGGCGACTCGCCGGAGACCATCCTCGAGCGCATGGCCCGAGAGGGCATGGTCATGGGCGGCACGGCCATGGACGGCATGGGCCACGGGGGTAGCGCGATGGAGGACACCATGCCCTCCCCGGACCGGCCGCTGGGCGCCGACACCGGCGACGTCGCCCACCCCGCGCACCTCATCAACGGCCGCCTGCCCGAGGACCCCTACGTCATCCGCTCCCGGCCCGGGCACCGGGTGCGGCTACGGATCATCAACGCCGGGAGCGACACCGCCTACCGGTTCGCGGTCGGTGGGCACACCCTGACGGTGACCCACACCGACGGCTTCCCCGTCGAGCCGGTGGACGTCGAGACCCTCATCATCGGGATGGGGGAGCGGTATGACGTCGTCCTCACCGCGGGCGACGGCGCCTTCCCGGTGGTCGCGGTGCCCGAGGGCAAGGACGCGCCGAGCGGCTTCGCCCTGCTGCGCACCGCCTCCGCGCACGTGCCGGTCCCGGGTGCGAGCCCCGCCGAGCTGCGCGGCCGGCTGCTCACCTACGGTGCGTTGGCCCCGACGGGTGAGGTGGCTCTCGACCCGCAAGATCCCGACCGCGAGCTCGAGCTGGCTCTGCAGATGGTCGACGGCGGCCGGAAGTGGTTCCTCAACGGCGCCGGTTTCGGCGACCACGAACCGCTGGAGATCCGAGCCGACGAGCGGGTCCGGCTGGTCCTGCGCAACGAGTCGATGATGTTCCACCCCATGCACGTCCACGGCCATACCTTCGCCCTCGGAGCGGGCGACCGGCCCGGGATCCGCAAGGACACGGTCAACGTGCTGCCGATGGAGACCCTGACGGTGGATCTG
- a CDS encoding DUF2933 domain-containing protein → MTTPPAGHNHSGKSHLLGMLAAGAVALVVLLAAGRSFGEALPLAALLACPLMMIGMLFMMGRGRDQGAHGSGDHVGSCHAETDDRPVVERLTGVSERPDVTEPEVTGRP, encoded by the coding sequence ATGACCACTCCCCCGGCCGGCCACAACCACTCGGGCAAGTCCCACCTGCTGGGCATGCTGGCCGCCGGGGCAGTCGCCCTGGTCGTCCTGCTCGCCGCCGGCAGGTCCTTCGGCGAGGCGCTGCCGCTGGCCGCCCTGCTCGCCTGCCCCCTGATGATGATCGGCATGCTGTTCATGATGGGCCGGGGCCGCGACCAGGGCGCCCACGGGTCGGGTGACCACGTTGGTTCCTGCCACGCCGAGACCGACGACCGGCCGGTTGTCGAGCGCCTGACAGGGGTGTCCGAACGACCTGACGTCACCGAACCGGAGGTCACCGGCCGGCCGTGA
- a CDS encoding prolipoprotein diacylglyceryl transferase, with protein sequence MLFSILGVDVQSYGLSKALAALVAAWLLGRAFETLGLKKDSAHALVLWATVWGFVGAKIYFLLERLPDVTAHDLGGMGFTWYGGLVGGLGAALVVIRRHHLPVGPVAGAAAVPLTVAYGIGRLGCLVSGDGTYGRPTDLPWGMRFPSGVVATDVPVHPTPVYEALAAALIAVALWRIASRLSPLAVFGVYLVLSGLSRFLVEFLRVNDAVVLSLTQPQLWAIASVVVGVLLVLRAGRVTSDQTQGVRESPGLRVTSARV encoded by the coding sequence GTGCTTTTCTCGATCCTCGGGGTCGACGTGCAGAGCTACGGTCTGAGCAAGGCTCTGGCCGCGCTCGTGGCCGCATGGTTGCTCGGGCGCGCGTTCGAGACGCTTGGGCTGAAGAAGGACTCCGCCCATGCGCTGGTCCTGTGGGCCACGGTGTGGGGGTTCGTCGGAGCGAAGATCTACTTCCTGCTCGAGCGGCTGCCCGATGTGACCGCGCACGACCTCGGCGGCATGGGTTTCACCTGGTACGGCGGGCTCGTCGGGGGGCTGGGGGCGGCGCTCGTGGTGATCCGCCGCCATCATCTGCCGGTGGGCCCCGTGGCCGGCGCCGCGGCGGTCCCGCTGACCGTGGCGTACGGGATCGGACGTCTGGGATGCCTGGTGTCCGGCGACGGCACGTACGGGCGCCCCACCGACCTGCCCTGGGGCATGCGGTTCCCCTCCGGCGTCGTCGCCACCGATGTGCCGGTGCACCCCACCCCTGTGTACGAGGCACTCGCTGCAGCACTCATCGCCGTCGCGCTGTGGCGCATAGCCAGCCGGCTGTCGCCCCTGGCGGTGTTCGGCGTCTACCTGGTCCTCAGCGGTCTGTCCCGGTTCCTCGTCGAGTTCTTGCGTGTCAACGACGCCGTCGTGCTCAGTCTGACCCAGCCGCAGCTGTGGGCGATCGCGAGTGTCGTCGTCGGCGTCCTGCTCGTCCTTCGCGCAGGACGTGTCACGTCGGATCAGACCCAGGGGGTGCGTGAGAGCCCTGGTCTCCGAGTGACCAGCGCCCGGGTCTGA